One window of Desulfobacterales bacterium genomic DNA carries:
- a CDS encoding DUF6165 family protein: MQINISNGELVDKVSILSIKLKKIKSKEKLFNVKKEFNLLYKKMILLGISKNSLLYKTLLQINETLWVIEDKIRLKELNKEFDDEFVQLARSVYIENDRRSEIKKQINLSTQSDLIEEKEYTLYNK; encoded by the coding sequence ATGCAAATTAATATTTCAAATGGAGAGCTTGTAGACAAAGTAAGTATCTTATCAATAAAATTGAAGAAGATTAAATCAAAGGAAAAACTATTTAATGTAAAAAAAGAATTTAATTTATTATATAAAAAAATGATTCTGCTTGGAATTTCAAAAAATTCCCTTTTGTATAAGACATTACTACAAATCAACGAAACTCTTTGGGTAATCGAAGATAAAATTCGGTTAAAGGAATTAAATAAAGAATTCGACGATGAATTTGTACAACTAGCTAGAAGTGTTTACATCGAAAATGATAGGCGGTCAGAAATAAAAAAACAAATCAATTTATCAACTCAATCTGATTTAATTGAAGAAAAAGAATATACACTTTATAATAAGTAA